The region CACAGAATCATCTAAGTGTAATAGTTTTAACATGGTTTCTGATTCCACTGCATTCAACTTGTAAAGAATGTCTCCTCTGCTGGCTCAGGCCCATGTCTccagaaagaggaaagaaaatcaaCCCAATCTGTATATATTactgcataaaaataaatagcatGAGTGAAAATATGAACTCCTTAACACAGGTATCATAAGACATAAAACTGAATAAGCACATGCCTCAAAATAATGaagaatatattaatttataagATTTTAGTAGGCAAAGAAGGAagatagatgtgtgtgtgtgtgtgtgtgtgtgtgtgtgtgtgtgtgtgtgtgtgtgtgtgtgtgtgtgtgtgtgtgtgtgtgtgtgtgtgtgtgtgtgtgtgtgtgtgtgtgtgtgtgtgtgtgtgtgtgtgtgtgtgtgttggggggtacAAAGAGAGAaatgggggggggttacattGACAAGATGGATGAAGTCAGTAAGAATATTATAACCCCTTAGAGTTGCTGTAACGCTGTCACTACATTTCCCTGAAACAGAGTATTACTTGAAATTCAGCACATTTAAAGCTTAGGAACTTACTGGATCAGAAATCCGTGTGAGAAGAGCTGAGTGTACCCACACCAGGAAAAAGAACCAATCCCTACACAAATGTGTGAGCTCTAAACTGGTTCACCCCGCTGCTCCGACTACTGCAGAAGACAAACCACATCTGTGGCCTGACAGGAAGTCTTCCCGGATTACTGGTGGAGAATTCTGCAGCAGAACATTACCTATCTGTCTCATGTTCCTGCATCCATTCTTAAAAGGTATAATGTGAGCACACAGTTTATGGAAGTGTATGCATTTTATACACCTACATGATACAAAACAGGTTGTTTAATTCTAACTTTTAGGTTTTTGCTGCAGCAGGACTTTGCATACATGGTATTGGAGAGCAATACCATCAAGGCTCAGTGTGCATGCAAACTGCACAGCtacatgaagaagaaagaaagtaaattaaaactagaaccatctctcattttcatcccctttgccgctcgagtaatgtgccttttgttttatctttctatctgcaacggttgcgaaggtatttggtggactaacaaatggacggacgaacacacgaactctgacaattaaaatacgtacctcaccactttgaagcggtgatgtaaaaagaaaattaaaagaagcTAAATGTATGTTTAGAACTGCATCTTAAATCTCTAATaaacactgtatgtgtgtgtgtgtgtgtgtgtgtgtgtgcgtgcgtgcgtgtgtgtgtgtgtttgtgtgtgtgtttgtgtctgtgtgtgtgtctgtgtgtatacatatatgcatCTTTGTGAACAACAGAATCTATCCACTATGATCCAGTGCTGTCAGGTCAGTCTTCCACTCCAGCTTTGCTCTCTAGACAACAACAGTACAACAGTAGATGATGGAGCTGTAAAACAAAATTGCTTGTTTGAGTCTTTTTTTCAGCTCATGAAGCCTGTAGGACCTCCTCCTTACCGTAAAGACCTCTATAGGAGCAGCTGCGTCACACGGAGTCCTTGCAGACACTTGGGGTGGGAAGGAACTCCCCTGTGACGCATTTCTCCTTTTTCCTACCCATTCATGCTTGGCTGGAACATCTTAGAGCCTAAAAACTACAATTGTGTGGACAAGAGGGCCATGAGTGATAAATAATAAGTTCTCTGAAACAATGAGTTCACGGgttaagaaagtaaaaaaagcTACAAAACCAGCTCGAAGAAAAGTCCATCTGAGTCATGCTCCTTTTCTTAGAAGAGCTTCAGATATTCCCTCCGCAGCTACGTGTTGTGTTTCCTTGGTTGCTCAACTTTGTGTGGagattctatttttaaagcCTCCACcccatattttatcatttatgctTTAGAGGCTGGCTGGTGATACAATTTCCTGTGGAGGAAGCGGAAGGGAGTGTGTGGGGGGATTAAAGGGGGTGCATGGTTTTGTCTTCCTTCTGTAGTTGGTTCTGTACTccatgctttgtttttcttgtcaatGTGTCCTCCTCTGTAATATTCTGCACTAAAGCACAGAGCAAACATTAACCACCACACATGTCAAAGATTATTTTAGCCAGTCCCTCAAAGCCactttctggtgtgttttctttgtgtgttcaaGGAACAAGAGCTGCTAGCTATCAGTGCAGAACAATTGCTGGGtacacattacatttttttgctcaacaccATGTTCACTAATATACCTTCAACACAAGGTGTTCTTCTTGCATGAGGAATCTGTGTAGCAAGTTGGGACTGTGCAGCCTCTCCTCCACCTAGTTGAGCGATTGACATCATGAGCTgatgaaaaaaacccatcatGTCTTGTAAGCAGGAATTGTGAAACAAAAGTCAGGTTGGGCCAGAGCTTTTACGCACATCCAGTCAATTGTTGATTAAATCAACAGTCAGTACTGGGAAGTTGCGCAGCTATAGACATCAGACATCAAATAGGCTGTTAGCTAGCAGTCCTATAACTTATCATGCAGctattagtttaaaaaaataaataaaaatttattgtCCTGTGATATGGTGCAAAGAATGGTGATAACAGTTAGTCCAACACTTTGAGTCCAGAATCAAATAAAGTTgcattatcaatcaatcaatcaatcaacttttatttataaagcgcttaatcacatctggaAATATTTCAAAGCTcttaacagacagaaagccaacaatgcatTACTGTTATTTGAGTGTGCAAACTTTTGTGCTGTGAGACATCTACCAGAAAGATATAGGACTAAATTTTGACACTAAAATTCATATCCactgcaaaattaaaaaaaattggtaatGCTCTGACTTTTCAGTTAAAACAGTCTTCATGTTTAACTTGTATTTTGTCTAATATTTTAGTTTCAATGAGTCTGGCAACACACAAAATATAGTGCTTCATTCCTGTTTACAAGATCTTCTGCTATTTAACAAATTTGAACAGACTGCATCATTAAAAAGTAGAAATTAATATAATATTGTCATTTTGAAGAGAACGCATGAGAATTGTAAAACTCTacttttcaagttacaaaaatatcatgaatctatatttgatatttataaTCACAGTATAAAAATTCTTTAGTATGAAGCACAATTTAAATTGGATGGATTCTAAACTTTATTTAGCTTACCTGCtaaataaagttaatttgaTAAGTAGTTCGTTTTTTTAGGTAGGAGTGTTTTTAGCAGTGTCCTTTCCTTCCCTGCTTCTCTAAACATAAGGATCATGTTGCTGACAGGAATAGTTTCAATAGATTTACCATCATCAAGCCATGTTGTCTCCACTTCTGCAAACATGAACTGCGAGACGACATCACAATCTCTATTTTAATTggattaacagttttttttctcccttatCCAGGTTTGAGCACAGCTATCCGAAGATGTCATCCAAAATGCAGAACGCCAGTAGTATAGCTCAGGCCAGACGGACGGTGCATCAGCTGAGGATAGAAGCTGGCATTGAGAGAATAAAGGTACTGTTATAGTCATTCACATGCCACTGAGTCGTctcctatatacagtatacgtcAAGATGCATCAGTGTGTGCACTGATTTCTTTGCAGGTGTCCAAAGCGTCCTCAGACCTGATGCGCTACTGTGGAGAGCATGCCAAGCATGACCCGCTGCTCATGGGCATCCCTGCCTCAGAAAACCCTTTCAAGGACAAGAAGCCGTGCACCGTTCTGTAGGTGAACGCCCTGACCTTCTGATTCCTACGTGGGAACAGGCTGATAGTAATGCTGTACGCCCCTAAACTTTTCACATATTTGCTGCAATCAAGGAATGTCTTTCAGTCAGATAGTCGTTACACCAAAGTGCAGGTAGAAATCGGCGGCTCCATAAAAGGTTCAGGTGGTGTCTCCTGCTTCTCTGCGTTGTTATCTCAAAAGATGCAGACCAAAAGCTCCCACCCTCTAATTATCATGGCGTCCTGACGAGCCTCTGCAATCATTGGTCAAATCAGATTTAGGCTTGTAGCTTTCACCTCTTACTTTCATCCAGCTTGCTTCAGgaaacagttgttgttgtttgcgtTCCACTGATAATGAGCACCGACATAATGACATCCTGTCATTTGATGTGTCCATCACATGAAGACAAATGGAAGGAGCAGGGGCCTCACTGCCACTGACACACATCTCCTGCTTTATAATAGTTGTAGAGTCGCAGTCAGAATGAAGAGCAAATAAAGAATTGAAGAATCCAATTAAAATCTTGAGTGGATCATAGTGTCCTGACATGATGTAGCTGTTGCAAAGACCCAAATGTCCATTTTAGATATTTAGGATTTCTTTCACCGCTGTCAGGATGTAGTTTAGGTCTCCTTCACATTTCTTGGGATAAATTGCCCCTGAATTCTAAATTCCTGTAAATTTCTTTCATGTTATTTGCTTTTCTGCTACAATATAGACTTTCAGCATCTACTTTACATGAAGTTTCAATAACGGGGTGAATTCTTGTGGAATAACAGCCTGGAAGTCTAATTTTGTATTACGCTTCTTGTTTGCATTTGCcttaaaaatgaatgcaaaacaCTCATTCCAACTTTATGGCGTTGTGAAACACAAGTGTACCAGTATGAACTCTTGAGGTTAATTCATTATGCATGAGATATTCCTTGGTTTATACAACTAAATACGGTATTAATTATGATGCCATTATTATTGAAAAACATTCAATACCAATCTGTGCCATCTTATCAAATTAATATTACTATTAGACTTTTGTCTTCAAATCATTTTCTCTCCTCAGAACTGAGGCCTGTTCTTGTACTCTTCAGGCATTTTGAAACCTGTAAACAACAGATGACTGTTAAACTCTTGAATCTGAAACATTCCATGTTTACAGCCGCTCTTAAACatatttagtttttaatatGAGAATGTATTACTGGCTCAGAGTGGCTCTAActtcattatttgtgttttggtGCTCATGCAAGCAACTCATTTGGTAATTTTACCAGCCAGGGCCTTAAAATGAAGTTATCCAGCTTCAGACTCCACACTACCCTTTAGTCACATAAGTGCTGTTGTCTAATACTGTGAATAAGAAAGGGAGTATATCTTACATTTGGCTgttgactctgtgtgtgtcatcatgttTGGTAATGGATTGCTTTAGGATATGACTCATAAATCAATGAATAGTATGTTAGTGCTTTCTCCTAAGTGTAATGTAGTGTGTAGGATTGTACCAATTCAGTCAACCCTTAAATTTCTGTTTTAAGACATTAATTCATCTTAATGAATTAAAACCCAGTGTGTCATTTGTGTTTACAGtctctttgtcttcattttatttatgtttttactaaaaaaaaaagtaacaatgcTGGTatattaaaaagtaatttctaTTTCTTCAAATGTAAGATAAACGAAAATGTCCCAACAGTTGTGGGTCCTTTTTCTTCTAAACTACAGCATCTAGTGAGTTTAGAAGTATCTGAACAACACTGTCACATGAATGcatgatgtcatttttattaataaaaggcATTTATAGGAACAAGGAATCAGGGATAAACACTTTAATACTAACAAGTGGCCATGTTACTTAAAAAAGTGTAATTAGGGTTAAAACTGAGGAGCTACTCAGCTCATCGTTTCAGTTTtacagtacaggtagtcctcactctacaaacacacatgatTCTAAGTGGctgtttgtaagtcattatttattcaatttcaatctactgtataatctccatttgaagtTATTTAAATATCATACGAAAGTattattccctaagacttactagaaataacaggacataaaaacaatacataatgaaataaaatactgtagtcctGTAATGTAACTTACCTTTGGACTCCAATCCCTGTTGTCCGGTATCGGTCTGTGGGCCAATTAGTaccgggccacacagaaagaatacatagCACACATTATTTCtgtcatatttatttatgtaattctgaacaatgttttattttgaaaattctctcctccacatctgtctatgagtcactcttgatgcttgtcaagatgcttgcctcagtcacatgaccaccgtCAAGAAGTGGCCGCTCCGGCCTGTAATACAATACATTACTGCTGAATTAAAACTCCCAAGCTAGAAAAGCCAACAGAAAACAAACGTCGAtggcagaaaggagaactaCTGTAGTCGGATATGGCGGAGCgcggttgttcgtatctacaaatgttcataagttggatgtacgtatcttgaggactacctgtatacaaCTGTAGAATTCACTCCAGCTGCTTCCACGAACCTAACAACTGATTGTACATTATCTTACACACACCTTATGGTAGCCCGTTAGTGACTAGCTGGTGAATACATTAACATTTAGCGGTACAACAAccagctgtacacacacacacacacacacacacacacacacacacacacacacaaacacacacacaccacacatatTTAAAGCAACATTGTAAACATAACAAAGGTGACGTGGaagcagagctgaaaactgaTCTGAAAAATTCAAACGTAGTGTAAAAGCAGTATATTACAATAAAGGTACACAGTCACAAGTTAATCAGTTATTTTGGGCCCTGCGAATACAGAGCAAAAGGTGATTCAGAGTTCCTTTAGTCAGTCAGAATGATAGCTATAGGACTTTACCAGATAAAATCACAGAAAGGTCTTCAAACCTTTTCAAAGGTGCCGTCTCTCTAAGCATTGGCCAATACCCAGTCCATTCATACGTTTCTATTTGTGACTGACAAAGCCTGGTTCTTGGAATAGGAACACATGAGTAAAGGGTTGTTTGAACCTTCAGAATGGTTATGACATGCATATAACCCCACAATAAATTCAGCAAGTATTAATTGAGAGATCTTATGATCTATGTGGTTCCTTTAACCCAGTCATGTGACACTGTTATGAACATGATCACGACgtacaaaaacaacagcaatatTTACCACAGATCCAGTCATGCATGGTCAGGGGGGTGATCATCATTTATCTACTGTATGGTGAGAATGCGATTGACGTGGAGGATTATTTGGCCTTAGTAAAGGTATGTTGAAAATTGATCTAGTCTTCGTTGTTGTGTAGTATTCAAGACATAAATAAGTCTAGTGTGAGAATGAGAGATGTGTACACATTTAATGACTCTCATTAGCCTTCAGGCTAACAGCTTGCCAAGCCCAAACAGCTGCTTGAGTTATCTCAGGTATCACGTCAGGAATCCATAAACATTTGTTGTTGCTCTAGTTTCTCCTGCGCCCTGAGATGCGCCAGCCTGTTATGTAATATGTCTGAGCAGCTCTCGCTATCCTGACTCCTTTCTCTCCTCAGGTGTTATCCATAATCGGGTCAGGCCATAATTGTTGGCCCACACTGACGTAACCCCCACATAGAGTGAGGTGGTGAATGAGGAGGCTTTGTAGCATCGGTATTCACAGTGATTGCGTTACCTTGTGGAGAAGCTCAAGGTAATCAATCCAGGATCTCCAGTATCTCTTCTGCTTTCAGTGACCCCTCCCTGTTTAGTAGGAAGGATTGTTCTAGGGAAATATGTGGTTCTAGCTTCTAATGATCAAATTCACCTGCAAGTGTTACTTTATGCTCATTCTCTGGTATTTTTATTGCTCCATTTTGTGAGTGAAAACCAAAGATTTGCTccatttttcctctcattttagGAAGTATGGTGCATTTAGAACTAAAACTATTCCAGGTTTGTTTTTTGGCAGCTTCACTGAAGAACTACAGCATCCAGATCTCAATGTCACTGGAACTGAACGACTAGAATGTTCTGTCCATGGAGGGGAGATCTGTCTGTTCCAACCACAgcacattttgtcacatttcgTTTAACATGGTCAAAAATCCTCCAGCAACCCAGACACACCCCACACACTTTTCCAGTCAGTCTTGCATTTTGACCTAGTTTTATTTCGCTCCCTATGTGCTATCCACCACCTGAGACGATCACCAAAGGGAATTGTTGTCCGCCACACTCGATGGCTGTGCACCGTCATCTCTGCAGCAGATCACCCTGCCTGTGTGTTCTGCCTGTTAATTACAAGTGCTACTATTGTCAgtggtcggggggggggggtcggttcTATTCAGAGGGGTATTTTTTGCCATGAGGCTGAAGTGCTGTATAGCTACTAATGGAGCCCTGAATAGCCCTGACTCATGCATCCTTTGTCTTGTGACGCTCTGTGCAGCAGGCTTTGTCCCTCCTCAATTTGCGCAAGCACCAATAATTTCTCTTTTTGCAGTCTTACCCCAGTGCTATTTTTAATTCAGTCAGCAGTAAATTTAACTCTGATGGCGTATGTTCATGTGATTTTCCAGAACGAGGTCCTGCCCACGCAGTCAAGCCACAATGGGAGTTATCCTCCCCTCAATGTAACCAGATCCTCAAAATGTGCAAAAGGTCATATTTTACTAGAGGTCTCAGGCAGGAGCAATGTTGACTTCATGGAACTGCCTGCCAGCAGAAAATGTAGCACATAAAAGGTTACAAATTTAAGCTGGAACAAAACAAGACTTTAAACTCCATGTTGCAGAAAAGATTAGAAAAGTGTTAAGAAAACAATTAATCCTGCACAGAGCAGGGCAGGAATCCAAACCCTGTGAGGCAACATAGTGAGCGTCATACTGAATGTCATGCAGGCATGAGAGGTATGCACTCTTTCTCAGAAGGCCATGTGACTCTGTACAACTCTGAACCTGTAGTACTAAGAAATCATGGAGGCAGAACGAACCTGTGAACTGTTAGCTGTTTATTTCATTCAACATAACAAGGCAGAATTCCATGAAATATGCACAATAAAtataattcattaaattaattacatAAAACCATCAGTTAGTGGGCATGTCTAAACATTGCTTTGCCcttcaaataattattataatatcaAACAGTGAAACTTTCCCTTTTGAGTTATCAAAGTGACAAATCTTAAATACTATTAAATAAATGTGCTGTTAAACTAAAGCTCGAATTTGGTGGACTCTCCCGAGCACTCCACCCGGTAGGACAACCTCGGAGTAGTCCAGTTCTGGTCATGTTGTCATCTGAGGATCTCTGACTGATTTCCCCCGTGCTGTGCTTGTGCTCACCaccacgtgtgtgtgtccgctCACACTCACATGATTCAGTTTCCCGTATATGCTTCTTTCTCAGCAGAGAGAGGCGCAGTCATTCACTGGAGATCCTGGAACCCAGACGGCTGAGTCACACTTCCTTGGCCCAGGAGTTCACTCCGATAAATTTGTTGGAACTTTTTTCTGCCCCTCCtgtctctctcgttctctctgtGGTACTTTCCAAAGAAGTCCAGCGCAGACATTAAGACAGGCCTTGTGCAGTTTCTTCTCCCAATGCACACCAAACATGAACATTCCAGGCAGTTTCATCGGTCGGGCAGATTGATAACAGGCACCCACTGATCCAGACAGCGACTGTCTCTGCAGAACCTGTTCACCTTATTCAGCGCAGGGTCCTTCAACAAAGATGACTGAGGATTCTGCAGGAAAAGGAACAAATCAGTCCCCATCGTCTGATTCCTGACATGCAAACACATGTTAGCAAATCCATGCAAGTATTATGAACGACCTAGGCACGAAATGTAAAACTTGGTTTGGTGAAGGCAAAATAACACCGTCCCATGAAGAACCAGCAACATGCAGCCCGTGACGGTAAGCAGATATGAGTAATGACACTTACGGTAACCAGGACACAGTGCAGGTCCATGGGCTCCCCTCCAGGTTTCACCCCTCCCAGTATTTCTGCCAGGCGCCTCATGTTGCTCACACGCAGGATGTTGATGTCGTTCTCGCAGCAGAAAGCTTGGATTAAGGTGAAATGAATCTGGAGCGCcacatcctcttcatcatctgtgGCCAGTAGACACAACACCACATTGTCTGGATCCCTAAAAGCAGCAACAAGGCAGAGATGtcagacacacgcacacgggTCCGGTTTAGCACAGCTGGT is a window of Antennarius striatus isolate MH-2024 chromosome 7, ASM4005453v1, whole genome shotgun sequence DNA encoding:
- the gng12b gene encoding guanine nucleotide-binding protein G(I)/G(S)/G(O) subunit gamma-12; this encodes MSSKMQNASSIAQARRTVHQLRIEAGIERIKVSKASSDLMRYCGEHAKHDPLLMGIPASENPFKDKKPCTVL
- the gadd45ab gene encoding growth arrest and DNA-damage-inducible, alpha, b — translated: MCNMTFEETSGDNSSERMESVATALEEVLSSALPQGCITAGVYEAAKSLNADPDNVVLCLLATDDEEDVALQIHFTLIQAFCCENDINILRVSNMRRLAEILGGVKPGGEPMDLHCVLVTNPQSSLLKDPALNKVNRFCRDSRCLDQWVPVINLPDR